TTAATAAAGAACATAAAATAATTCAATTGTTTTCTTATCAGAATAAAATTTATAAAATCACTCAAAAAGAAGGAGTGTAAAGTGGCTAAGATGACAAAACGTGATATGGCTTATCATTTAGACGTTGATGTCGCAACGCTTTACAACTGGCGAAAACACAAGCCAAACCTTTATCGTATCGTGATGCTTGGATTTAAATTTGATGAGCTTATTGAGCAGAGCAAAAAG
The DNA window shown above is from Campylobacter concisus and carries:
- a CDS encoding transcriptional regulator encodes the protein MAKMTKRDMAYHLDVDVATLYNWRKHKPNLYRIVMLGFKFDELIEQSKKTYDELCEYENLINQDIEKFSK